One stretch of Gammaproteobacteria bacterium DNA includes these proteins:
- the tpx gene encoding thiol peroxidase gives MAKVTFTRNPIHTNGELPKVGSAAPDFSLTKTDLDNVSLAAYAGKKKLLNIFPSLDTGICAMSVKKFNEQAKKLNAALLMISADLPFAHNRFCTAEHTGDVVHLSSMHDRHFGKDYGVLMEDGPLAGLCARSVVVLDENNKVKYTELVPEIVQEPNYEAALAALK, from the coding sequence ATGGCCAAGGTCACGTTCACACGCAATCCGATCCATACCAACGGTGAGCTGCCGAAAGTCGGAAGCGCTGCACCCGATTTTTCACTCACCAAGACCGATCTCGATAACGTGTCGCTAGCGGCGTACGCCGGCAAGAAAAAGTTGCTCAATATTTTTCCGAGTCTCGACACCGGCATCTGTGCCATGAGCGTGAAGAAATTCAACGAACAGGCGAAGAAGCTCAACGCCGCGCTGCTGATGATCTCGGCCGATCTGCCGTTCGCGCACAATCGCTTTTGTACCGCTGAGCACACGGGCGATGTTGTGCATCTGTCGAGCATGCACGATCGCCACTTCGGCAAGGACTACGGCGTGCTGATGGAAGACGGCCCGCTCGCCGGTCTGTGCGCGCGTTCGGTGGTGGTCCTCGATGAGAACAACAAGGTGAAGTACACCGAGCTCGTACCGGAAATTGTGCAAGAACCGAATTACGAAGCGGCGTTAGCGGCGCTGAAGTAG